A genome region from Neptunomonas japonica JAMM 1380 includes the following:
- a CDS encoding 3D domain-containing protein, with amino-acid sequence MRKYSYFMFLATIPLLFGCSDKVNSLEVTATAYTSSAQETDSTPSLAAWGDTLKPGMKSIAVSRDLIKMGLTHGVEVSIDGMEGKYKVLDKMNKRWKRKIDIYMGKDIKKAKEWGKRQVIIHWVSEPS; translated from the coding sequence ATGAGAAAATATAGTTACTTTATGTTTTTGGCCACAATCCCCTTATTATTTGGGTGTTCCGATAAGGTTAATTCTTTAGAAGTAACCGCCACCGCCTATACATCAAGTGCCCAAGAAACAGACTCCACGCCTTCACTTGCGGCGTGGGGAGACACCCTAAAGCCTGGAATGAAATCAATCGCGGTTTCAAGGGACTTAATTAAGATGGGGCTCACCCATGGTGTTGAGGTTTCAATTGATGGGATGGAGGGAAAATATAAGGTGCTTGATAAAATGAATAAAAGATGGAAGCGAAAAATAGATATTTATATGGGTAAAGATATCAAAAAAGCTAAAGAGTGGGGTAAAAGGCAGGTGATTATCCATTGGGTGAGCGAACCATCATAA
- a CDS encoding enoyl-CoA hydratase-related protein, giving the protein MSKPTPQLLDATLQLENRIALLTLNRDDVRNALTGTHLIDDILKAIQWVNESADVSVLVITGAGKAFSAGGNIKEMLERDGEHCDGAFSGNVYEVQDKYRRGIQKIPLAVYNCEVPVIAAINGAAIGAGFDLTCMCDMRIGSTEALLGETFVNLGIIPGDGGAWFLQRLIGYQKAADMTFTGRLVKADEAKTMGLLLDVVNPEELMPSAMKLAKQIAAKPPQATRLTKRLMKAAQRQELADFLDLCAVFQGMCHNTEDHLEAVSAFVEKRPGQYKGQ; this is encoded by the coding sequence ATGTCCAAACCAACTCCTCAGCTTTTAGATGCAACATTGCAACTCGAAAACCGTATCGCACTTCTTACGCTGAACCGTGATGATGTTCGCAATGCATTAACAGGAACCCACCTAATCGATGACATACTGAAAGCGATTCAGTGGGTCAATGAAAGTGCTGATGTCTCAGTACTCGTTATCACTGGCGCCGGTAAAGCATTCTCTGCAGGTGGTAATATAAAAGAGATGCTTGAGCGCGACGGCGAGCATTGTGATGGAGCCTTTAGCGGTAATGTTTATGAGGTGCAAGACAAATATAGACGCGGTATCCAAAAAATTCCGTTAGCTGTCTATAACTGTGAAGTACCAGTGATTGCTGCAATTAATGGCGCAGCGATTGGTGCTGGATTTGATCTGACTTGTATGTGTGACATGCGTATAGGGTCCACAGAGGCATTGCTAGGCGAGACTTTTGTTAACCTAGGCATCATCCCTGGAGATGGCGGAGCGTGGTTCTTACAACGACTTATCGGCTACCAAAAAGCAGCCGATATGACCTTTACTGGCCGGCTAGTCAAAGCTGATGAAGCAAAAACAATGGGCCTACTTCTGGATGTAGTTAACCCTGAAGAGCTAATGCCTAGTGCAATGAAGCTCGCTAAACAAATAGCAGCTAAACCTCCTCAAGCAACACGTTTAACTAAACGCTTAATGAAAGCCGCTCAACGCCAAGAACTCGCTGACTTCTTAGATTTATGCGCGGTATTTCAAGGCATGTGCCACAACACGGAAGATCATTTAGAAGCTGTTAGCGCCTTTGTTGAAAAGCGCCCGGGCCAGTACAAAGGCCAATAG
- a CDS encoding DMT family transporter, giving the protein MASSINTSMGMREWAMLIALSVLWGGSFFFVGVAVADIPTLTIVTLRVGIAAIALWSIALIIGQRPPKSIGVWAAFLGMGLLNNVIPFVLIVWGQTQIASGLASILNATTPLFTVIVAGMLLTDERATPLKLAGVAIGFTGVVVMIGMPAIGESDNTLAQLSIMAAALSYAFAGVYGRRFKKMAVSPIVTAAGQVTASALVLAPIALMIDGPLDIAAPSAETWMSIVALAVLSTAVAYVIYFKLLESAGATNLLLVTLLVPVSAILLGALYLNEVLGIVHFVGMALIALGLSAIDGRLWKRRVPAKT; this is encoded by the coding sequence ATGGCATCATCTATAAACACCTCAATGGGCATGCGTGAATGGGCAATGCTTATTGCATTGTCCGTACTGTGGGGCGGGTCGTTTTTCTTCGTCGGTGTTGCCGTTGCAGACATACCGACACTAACGATTGTAACGTTAAGAGTCGGGATAGCAGCCATCGCGTTATGGAGCATCGCATTGATCATAGGACAGCGCCCACCCAAAAGCATAGGTGTTTGGGCAGCCTTTTTAGGAATGGGGTTATTAAATAATGTTATTCCCTTTGTTCTTATCGTTTGGGGTCAAACTCAAATAGCATCTGGGTTAGCATCCATTCTTAACGCAACAACACCCTTATTTACCGTTATTGTTGCTGGAATGCTACTAACCGATGAGCGCGCCACACCCTTAAAGCTTGCAGGTGTGGCGATCGGTTTTACGGGTGTCGTTGTGATGATCGGGATGCCCGCTATAGGCGAAAGTGACAATACACTTGCACAATTATCCATCATGGCAGCTGCGCTATCTTACGCCTTTGCGGGTGTCTATGGACGCCGATTTAAGAAAATGGCCGTAAGCCCCATTGTAACGGCGGCAGGACAAGTAACAGCATCAGCGCTTGTATTAGCGCCTATTGCATTGATGATAGACGGGCCGCTCGATATAGCTGCACCAAGTGCAGAAACGTGGATGTCGATCGTTGCACTTGCAGTACTATCAACCGCCGTTGCTTACGTCATCTACTTCAAACTGCTGGAATCAGCGGGCGCAACGAACTTGCTTCTGGTCACCCTACTGGTTCCTGTCTCAGCTATTTTACTGGGGGCGCTGTACCTTAACGAAGTCTTGGGCATTGTTCACTTTGTGGGCATGGCACTGATTGCGCTAGGCTTATCTGCCATTGATGGACGACTTTGGAAACGCAGAGTGCCTGCAAAAACGTAG
- the prsT gene encoding XrtA/PEP-CTERM system TPR-repeat protein PrsT has protein sequence MSFVSNAGVVILTLSCLSSAVGAENSSANEVAAYFEDANKLYYQDELASAVLQLKNALQADARHLPSLVLSGEIYLQQGDAKAAEHVLRQALLFGADSSLVVLNLAKAYLQLGDYQRIITDLPIDGLASRIQVDLLGYRAEAYTLLGQLKDARYAIDFALNIDSEALLPRLANVILLIREGVYDGALKSAQQLIVDWPNDARSWNSHASVVHALGKLEAAISSYDKALVIQPNHVDARVAKVGALIDLDRLDEADVDLTFLENESPYEPRAAYFRGLLLSKSGKAEEARLEYVKCTEVVAVLPKAKVASDPQLLMAAALAHHALKQWESVRAYLEMYLKKIPTDVGAHKLLADVLLGQDEPEKAIKLLNNARVLSETDAGLLAMLAAAYSQTGRHDRATHLLEEAVSKGDSLYIETQLAKSLLKSGEVDRGMLTLERVFSKQPSQQTAFLLTVSYIQQKLFAKAKDSARWLVEFSPDNLTYRNLLGIALFSKGEMVEAREQFAITLKQDPSFSASKLNLVKIEIAEKNLQKARVLADELMAEFPENTKVMLEMSRLESAAGNSNESLKWAEKAAALDGLSLEPVLYLAGLYTELGELELAESAAIKGVRNHSEDLSILSALGQIQILKNEPKAAQVTFKKMVKIAGYDAKALYKIALLQLRINEVSDARYSLTKVLQAQPDYYPAEVLQVELSTKLGMLENAERAAQQLQEKYPNNPVGFQLLGDVFMAREQYQRADTQYFQGLELKPVSALVSSRYKALQAQGKKIESGRVLAQWLQSNPQDSSIKLAHSEYLIASQDYKQAAISLVQLLESFPEDALLLNNMAYVLYKMDQPEALSYAKRAYEKAANVPQIADTLGWLLVESGSAEEGLKFLREASSRESNSPEILYHLSVALNAMERNKEAAIYLDRALLFAEEFEGKDRAVLLKQQMKMSK, from the coding sequence ATGAGTTTTGTTAGTAATGCAGGGGTTGTCATACTCACGCTCAGTTGTTTAAGTTCAGCAGTTGGAGCCGAGAATAGCAGTGCTAATGAAGTTGCTGCTTACTTTGAGGATGCTAACAAACTGTATTATCAAGATGAGCTGGCATCTGCTGTATTACAGCTAAAAAATGCATTGCAGGCCGATGCTCGTCATCTGCCTTCTTTAGTACTCTCGGGCGAAATATATTTACAGCAAGGTGATGCCAAAGCCGCCGAGCATGTTTTACGCCAAGCACTTTTATTTGGTGCCGATTCATCATTGGTTGTGTTGAATCTTGCAAAAGCTTATTTGCAATTAGGTGATTATCAACGAATTATTACTGACCTACCTATTGATGGCTTAGCTTCGCGCATACAGGTTGATCTCTTAGGTTATCGGGCTGAGGCTTACACTCTTTTAGGGCAATTAAAAGATGCACGTTATGCGATAGATTTTGCTCTTAATATCGATAGTGAAGCGTTGTTGCCTCGTTTAGCTAATGTGATTTTGCTGATCAGGGAGGGCGTTTATGACGGAGCCCTAAAAAGCGCTCAGCAACTAATAGTGGACTGGCCCAATGATGCACGCTCTTGGAATAGTCATGCTTCGGTTGTGCATGCATTAGGTAAGTTAGAGGCGGCGATAAGCAGTTATGATAAAGCACTCGTTATACAGCCTAATCATGTTGATGCTAGGGTCGCTAAAGTTGGCGCATTAATTGATTTAGATCGCTTAGATGAAGCTGATGTTGACCTTACTTTTTTAGAGAACGAATCACCATACGAGCCGCGTGCTGCTTACTTTAGAGGATTGTTGCTATCTAAGTCTGGTAAGGCCGAAGAAGCGCGTTTAGAGTATGTGAAATGCACTGAGGTTGTTGCTGTACTGCCTAAAGCTAAAGTGGCTTCTGACCCACAACTATTAATGGCTGCAGCGTTAGCGCATCATGCATTAAAGCAATGGGAGTCGGTGCGCGCTTATCTTGAAATGTATCTTAAAAAGATTCCTACAGATGTTGGCGCTCATAAGCTTTTAGCGGATGTTTTGCTAGGGCAAGACGAGCCAGAAAAAGCGATCAAACTACTAAATAACGCTCGTGTACTGTCTGAAACAGACGCAGGCCTGCTGGCAATGCTTGCAGCAGCGTACAGTCAGACGGGGAGGCATGATAGGGCCACTCATCTACTGGAAGAGGCGGTGAGTAAAGGTGACAGTCTCTATATTGAGACTCAGCTTGCTAAGAGCTTGCTAAAGTCTGGTGAGGTTGACCGAGGAATGTTAACACTTGAGAGGGTCTTTTCTAAGCAGCCATCTCAACAAACAGCTTTCTTATTAACGGTTTCATATATTCAACAAAAATTATTTGCTAAAGCCAAAGATTCGGCGCGTTGGCTGGTTGAGTTCTCGCCTGATAATCTTACATATAGAAATTTACTTGGAATAGCTCTCTTCTCTAAAGGAGAAATGGTGGAGGCTAGAGAGCAGTTCGCGATTACTCTAAAGCAAGATCCTAGTTTTTCTGCTTCTAAACTCAACCTCGTTAAGATAGAAATAGCCGAGAAAAATTTACAAAAAGCTAGAGTTTTAGCTGATGAGCTGATGGCTGAGTTTCCTGAAAATACCAAGGTTATGCTTGAAATGTCGCGCTTGGAATCTGCGGCAGGAAACTCTAATGAGTCTCTTAAGTGGGCTGAGAAAGCCGCGGCTTTAGATGGGCTTTCATTAGAGCCTGTTCTTTACCTTGCCGGTTTATATACTGAGTTAGGAGAGCTGGAACTTGCTGAAAGTGCGGCTATTAAAGGCGTTCGAAATCATTCAGAAGACTTGTCGATACTGTCTGCGCTAGGGCAAATACAAATATTAAAAAACGAGCCCAAAGCAGCACAAGTTACCTTTAAAAAGATGGTTAAAATTGCAGGTTATGATGCCAAAGCTTTATATAAAATTGCACTACTGCAATTGCGTATTAATGAGGTTTCAGACGCACGCTATTCGCTGACAAAAGTGTTACAAGCTCAGCCGGATTACTATCCTGCTGAAGTGTTACAAGTAGAGTTGAGCACAAAGTTGGGTATGCTTGAAAATGCAGAAAGAGCCGCTCAGCAGTTGCAGGAAAAGTATCCAAATAATCCTGTGGGGTTTCAGTTGCTAGGCGATGTTTTTATGGCGCGTGAGCAATATCAGAGAGCGGATACCCAATATTTTCAGGGGCTTGAGCTTAAGCCTGTTAGTGCTTTGGTAAGTAGTCGTTATAAAGCGTTACAAGCCCAAGGTAAAAAAATAGAGTCCGGTAGAGTTTTAGCGCAATGGCTGCAATCCAACCCCCAGGATTCAAGTATCAAACTAGCACATTCTGAATACTTAATAGCTTCTCAAGACTATAAGCAGGCAGCGATTTCTCTGGTGCAGTTACTAGAGAGTTTTCCCGAAGATGCTTTGTTGTTAAATAATATGGCATATGTGCTTTACAAAATGGATCAGCCTGAAGCACTGAGTTATGCCAAACGTGCTTATGAAAAGGCTGCTAATGTTCCACAAATAGCAGACACGCTAGGTTGGTTGCTAGTGGAGTCTGGGAGTGCAGAAGAAGGCTTGAAATTTCTCAGAGAGGCAAGCTCACGTGAGTCTAACTCCCCCGAAATTCTTTATCATTTATCGGTCGCGCTTAACGCTATGGAGAGAAATAAAGAGGCTGCAATATATCTAGATAGGGCTTTGTTGTTTGCTGAGGAGTTTGAAGGGAAAGATAGAGCAGTATTATTGAAACAACAGATGAAAATGAGCAAGTAA
- a CDS encoding tRNA-uridine aminocarboxypropyltransferase, which produces MHIILLTHERELFKKTNTGRLVEALDGLNVTRITWQRTCPDASLLEWIKEGNIGLLYPEKTPSNENSFTDESAGFDGKPEPILQLNKQKVALLSTFILIDSTWQESRKIFNRSPYLKLLPRVSLESAGESKFILRRNQVDGGLCTAESVIALLRMSKQNLLANKLETDFHAFIGHVKNSPKQNHLSVG; this is translated from the coding sequence ATGCATATAATTTTACTGACACATGAGCGAGAACTGTTCAAAAAGACAAATACAGGGCGCTTAGTAGAAGCACTTGATGGATTGAACGTAACGCGTATTACATGGCAAAGAACATGTCCAGATGCCTCGTTACTTGAATGGATAAAAGAAGGTAATATTGGCTTGCTGTACCCTGAAAAAACGCCGAGTAATGAAAATAGTTTTACAGATGAGTCGGCTGGTTTCGATGGGAAACCTGAGCCAATTTTGCAATTGAATAAGCAGAAAGTGGCTCTTCTCTCAACATTCATATTGATAGATAGTACTTGGCAAGAGTCTCGAAAAATTTTTAATCGAAGCCCTTATCTTAAATTGCTACCACGGGTCTCGTTGGAGTCAGCCGGTGAATCAAAGTTTATATTACGTAGAAACCAGGTTGATGGGGGGCTATGTACGGCGGAAAGTGTGATAGCTTTATTGCGGATGAGTAAGCAGAATCTTCTTGCAAATAAATTGGAAACGGATTTTCATGCATTCATTGGTCATGTTAAAAATTCACCTAAACAGAATCATTTAAGCGTAGGTTAG
- the xdp1 gene encoding exosortase-dependent surface protein XDP1, with protein MNLTKLMIGLCAALAISSLNANASVSWNFKTTNSGDYRVSSTTSGSYEFVSGGSGAVTTLSAWSAPVSGSSQITNVNSLLAHNQYGLVIDQDGYGADGSGYGNSGGDSHAIDNGGKYEFVMFDFGDKDFSLDAFDIGWYSGDSDVTVMAYQGGTPGSQPAEHINGVNLSGLAANGWSVISHHSNPGTGSESVNSNLEPVYSSYWIIGAYMSAVGAGSGDMITDSNWDGIKLAGITGTISSPPPTNSVPEPSTLLMMALGLAVVSRKTILDKIKKI; from the coding sequence ATGAACCTTACAAAATTAATGATTGGATTGTGTGCGGCGTTGGCAATCAGTAGTTTGAACGCCAATGCTTCTGTAAGCTGGAACTTTAAAACCACAAATTCGGGCGATTACAGGGTCTCGAGCACTACGTCGGGGTCTTATGAGTTCGTGAGTGGTGGATCTGGTGCTGTTACGACGTTGTCTGCTTGGTCTGCACCTGTATCAGGGTCTAGCCAAATAACGAATGTTAACAGTCTGTTGGCGCACAACCAGTATGGGCTAGTTATTGATCAAGATGGTTACGGTGCTGATGGTAGTGGTTACGGCAACTCAGGCGGAGATAGTCACGCAATAGATAATGGCGGAAAATATGAATTCGTCATGTTTGATTTTGGTGATAAAGACTTCTCCTTAGATGCTTTTGATATTGGCTGGTATAGCGGTGATTCTGATGTGACCGTTATGGCTTACCAAGGTGGCACCCCTGGCTCACAGCCAGCAGAGCATATTAATGGTGTGAACTTATCGGGACTAGCTGCAAATGGCTGGAGCGTTATCAGCCATCATTCAAACCCAGGGACAGGTTCTGAGTCAGTTAACAGCAATCTAGAACCTGTTTACTCAAGTTATTGGATTATTGGTGCTTACATGTCTGCTGTTGGGGCTGGTTCTGGCGATATGATTACTGATAGCAATTGGGATGGTATCAAACTAGCGGGTATAACCGGTACTATCAGTTCTCCACCACCAACCAACAGTGTTCCAGAGCCAAGTACTTTGCTTATGATGGCGTTGGGTTTAGCGGTGGTTTCTCGTAAGACAATATTGGATAAAATCAAGAAAATTTGA
- a CDS encoding sulfite exporter TauE/SafE family protein: MNQLEIWQYIFIGLLFVWSGFVRSGLGFGGAVLTLPFLLLVHNDPLVFLPIIAVHLLVFSSFIAITSHQKSRKNNHLVPHQSSIDWTYLKSSLKVMIIPKLIGVFGLLTLPTELMSSIIFTIVMVYAVGYVLNKPFTSNSKTLDAGFLMLGGYISGTSLIGAPLIVAVYASHVAKRQLRDTLFVLWFILVLIKCVAFLWAGVDFQLIHHLWLLPCAALGHVIGMHFHEKIVNAETPVFFRLLGAALIVISLMGLWKAWN, translated from the coding sequence ATGAACCAGCTTGAAATATGGCAGTATATCTTTATTGGTCTTTTATTTGTTTGGAGTGGGTTTGTTCGCTCAGGTTTAGGCTTTGGTGGTGCCGTATTGACGCTCCCATTCCTGTTACTTGTACATAATGACCCGCTGGTGTTCTTGCCAATTATAGCTGTTCATTTATTAGTGTTTTCTAGTTTTATAGCAATAACTAGCCACCAAAAAAGCCGTAAAAATAATCACTTAGTGCCTCATCAATCCAGTATTGATTGGACATATTTAAAGTCTTCGTTAAAAGTCATGATCATTCCAAAGCTGATTGGAGTGTTTGGTTTATTGACGTTACCAACTGAACTCATGAGTAGCATTATATTTACGATAGTCATGGTGTATGCCGTCGGGTACGTGCTCAACAAGCCGTTTACTAGCAATAGTAAAACGCTGGATGCAGGCTTTCTTATGTTAGGTGGGTATATTAGTGGTACTTCGTTGATTGGTGCGCCTTTGATTGTGGCCGTTTACGCGTCCCATGTCGCTAAACGCCAATTAAGAGATACGCTGTTTGTTCTATGGTTTATTTTGGTATTGATCAAGTGTGTGGCGTTCCTTTGGGCGGGTGTTGATTTTCAGCTGATTCATCATTTATGGCTACTTCCGTGTGCTGCGCTTGGGCATGTAATAGGTATGCACTTTCACGAAAAAATAGTTAATGCAGAAACACCTGTATTTTTCCGTTTACTAGGTGCTGCCCTTATTGTGATTAGTTTAATGGGGCTTTGGAAAGCATGGAATTAG